Proteins from one Podospora pseudoanserina strain CBS 124.78 chromosome 1, whole genome shotgun sequence genomic window:
- a CDS encoding hypothetical protein (EggNog:ENOG503NWDW; COG:Q), whose product MCYRKRGNSNQQTMTTKVIIQDMSSILHRSFTAISSLSRQFSSSFSTGTMSSFDRLIRFRDAAGNSRFGEPKISSVSEFDEAVAKGTLEATVFEGSSPFNVTPTSEAVKVQEVLPLLTVEDVPIVKCVGLNYIKHIQEGGRKPPPYPSIFIKPRASIAGYKEDIPIPKLAQDDQLDYEGELTIVIGKTGKNIPKEKALEHIAGFVVANDVSARKWQRDPAFAGGVPQWCFSKGFDKFAPVGPLLVSPKIVGNAGNLQLQTIVNGEVRQDTNTNDLLFSTEEIVAFISQGTTLEAGTIIMTGTPAGVAMGMKEPKWLKNGDVIEVKIEELGSVKNKMVFE is encoded by the exons ATGTGTTAtcggaaaaggggcaacTCAAATCAACAAACAATGACAACAAAAGTCATCATCCAAGACATGTCATCAATATTGCATCGCTCATTCACTGCCATCTCATCGTTGTCCAGACAGTTTTCGTCATCATTCTCCACAGGTACCATGTCGTCGTTTGACCGTCTCATTCGCTTCCGCGATGCTGCAGGCAACTCTCGCTTTGGCGAGCCCAAGATCTCATCGGTGTCCGAGTTCGATGAGGCTGTAGCAAAGGGCACTCTGGAGGCCACCGTTTTCGAGGGCAGCAGCCCGTTCAACGTCACACCAACATCTGAGGCGGTCAAGGTGCAGGAAGTTCTTCCCCTGTTGACTGTTGAGGATGTGCCAATTGTGAAGTGCGTCGGACTCAACTACATCAAGCACA TTCAGGAAGGTGGCCGCAAGCCTCCTCCATACCCTTCCATTTTCATCAAGCCACGCGCTTCCATCGCAGGCTACAAGGAGGatatccccatcccaaaactTGCCCAAGATGACCAGCTCGACTACGAGGGTGAGCTGACCATCGTCATCGGCAAGACTGGCAAGAACAtccccaaggagaaggctctTGAGCACATTGCTGGTTTCGTCGTTGCCAACGATGTTTCTGCTAGAAAATGGCAGCGTGACCCCGCCTTCGCCGGCGGTGTCCCACAGTGGTGCTTCAGCAAGGGCTTCGACAAGTTCGCCCCCGTCGGCCCTCTGCTTGTCTCCCCCAAGATTGTTGGCAACGCCGGCAACCTCCAGCTTCAGACCATTGTCAACGGCGAGGTACGACaagacaccaacaccaacgatCTCCTTTTCAGCACTGAGGAGATTGTTGCTTTCATCAGCCAGGGTACCACTCTCGAGGCtggcaccatcatcatgacgGGCACACCTGCGGGTGTTGCCATGGGTATGAAGGAGCCAAAGTGGCTTAAGAATGGCGATGTTATTGAggtcaagattgaggagtTGGGCAGTGTCAAAAACAAGATGGTCTTTGAGTAG
- a CDS encoding hypothetical protein (COG:S; EggNog:ENOG503NZ9J) — translation MPSAIPQNGSALHEEPKPWDPDHLRTRFVQALSEMYRTEVPLYGKLVDVVNQVDTTTLQSRGQSLNDLPSRFQLERHGAIRLGTQQEMRMISRLFAVMGMFPVGYYDLKMVGFPLHGTAFRPQTEESLRKNPFRVFTTVLRPDLISSPKVREMATSILSTRQLFSSRLIDLIDQAETSALANLTAQDANNLITESLKIFKWHSRSSVPLETYLTLKKEHPMVADIVCFPSAHINHLTPRTLDIDAVQAGMISQGLPAKDRIEGPPKRKCEILLRQTSFKALEERVTFAGDADHAVDGTHTARFGEVEQRGAAVTRKGRELYDALLAKAVGRSEKEDKDSDKVLKEVFAEYPDDWEVLRKEGLVYFRYRVAEDKVPVAGAHKLEESVHMDRLLKEGVVTCEPITYEDFLPFSAAGIFTSNLGGEKDGGTERKLQRTEEESKRSRVQLEGLLGRKIPSEIDLYDELQTDSVKECQAFLGLSEIVLGA, via the exons ATGCCTTCAGCTATCCCACAGAACGGATCTGCCCTCCACGAGGAGCCAAAGCC ATGGGATCCAGATCACCTCCGGACTCGCTTCGTGCAGGCCCTCTCAGAGATGTACAGAACCGAAGTACCCCTCTACGGCAAGCTCGTAGACGTCGTCAACCAAGTCgataccaccaccctccagtCCCGCGGCCAAAGCCTCAAcgacctcccctcccgcttCCAGCTTGAGCGCCATGGCGCCATCAGACTGGGCACCCAGCAAGAAATGCGCATGATCAGCCGCCTCTTCGCCGTCATGGGCATGTTCCCCGTCGGCTACTACGACCTCAAAATGGTCGGTTTTCCCCTCCACGGCACGGCTTTCCGGCCCCAGACCGAAGAATCCCTCCGAAAGAACCCCTTCCGAGTCTTCACCACCGTCCTCCGACCAgacctcatctcctccccgaAAGTCCGGGAGATGgccacctccatcctctccaccagacagctcttctcctccaggcTTATCGATCTGATCGACCAAGCGGAGACCTCTGCTCTAGCCAACCTCACGGCCCAAGACGCCAACAACCTGATTACCGAATCTCTCAAGATCTTCAAATGGCACTCCCGATCCTCTGTTCCCCTGGAGACGTACCTCACCCTGAAAAAGGAGCACCCAATGGTAGCCGACATTGTCTGCTTTCCCTCAGcacacatcaaccacctcaccccGCGCACCCTGGACATCGATGCCGTCCAAGCAGGGATGATTTCCCAGGGCCTCCCAGCAAAAGACCGCATCGAGGGACCTCCCAAGAGGAAGTGCGAGATCCTCCTTCGACAAACCAGCTTCAAGGCTTTGGAGGAAAGAGTCACTTTTGCTGGTGACGCCGACCACGCCGTTGACGGGACGCACACCGCCCGGTTTGGAGAGGTGGAACAGCGCGGTGCTGCTGTGACCAGAAAAGGCAGGGAGCTCTACGATGCTTTGCTCGCCAAGGCTGTTGGTCGGAGTGAAAAGGAAGACAAGGACTCTGACAAGGTGCTGAAGGAGGTGTTTGCCGAGTACCCTGATGACTGGGAGGTTCttaggaaggaagggttGGTGTATTTCCGCTATCGGGTTGCTGAGGACAAGGTACCCGTTGCTGGCGCTCATAAGCTGGAGGAGTCAGTGCACATGGATAGACTTCTgaaagagggggttgtgacCTGCGAGCCGATCACATATGAGGATTTCCTGCcgttctcggcggcgggTATTTTCACTTCCAACCTTGGCGGGGAGAAGGACGGTGGTACTGAGAGGAAGCTCCAAAGGACAGAAGAGGAGAGCAAGAGGAGCCGTGTGCAGCTtgaggggttgctggggcGCAAGATTCCAAGTGAGATTGACCTATATGATGAGCTGCAAACTGACAGTGTGAAGGAGTGTCAAGCTTTTCTTGGGTTGAGCGAGATTGTGCTTGGGGCTTGA
- a CDS encoding hypothetical protein (EggNog:ENOG503NUUB; COG:Q): MSECCLKGFKWDGEPQGKEVEVSGQTCYVTGSNPDVGIIVIHDLYGWTFGNTRLLADSYAAEVGATVYVPDFFGGVVLSADLINNPAEWGKLDLPNFMERNNKAVRGPEMVSLAKHLRTQHGKLGAIGYCYGGWAAFQLGLKSDAPLVDCIAAAHPTFLTKEEISNVGVPVQIIAPEIDPQFTEELKTYAVTEIPKLGVPFDYQYFPGLSHGFSIRGNRENPAEVKGLERARRAAVMWFKEWLV; this comes from the exons ATGAGCGAATGTTGTTTGAAGGGCTTTAAGTGGGACGGCGAGCCGCAGGgcaaggaggttgaggtgagCGGCCAGACATGCTATGTCACTGGTTCCAACCCGGATGTAGGCATCATCGTGATTCACGATCTGTATGGCTGGACCTTTGGCAACACAAGGTTGCTCGCCGACAGCTATGCCGCAGAGGTTGGCGCGACCGTCTATGTCCCCGACTT ctttggtggtgttgttctgTCCGCAGATCTGATCAACAACCCGGCAGAGTGGGGCAAGCTTGATCTCCCAAACTTCATGGAGAGGAACAACAAGGCCGTCCGCGGACCAGAGATGGTTTCTTTGGCGAAGCACCTCCGCACTCAGCACGGCAAGCTTGGTGCCATTGGCTATTGCTATGGTGGCTGGGCTGCTTTCCAGCTTGGTCTCAAGTCGGATGCTCCGCTCGTCGACTGCATCGCTGCGGCTCACCCAACTTTCCTGACGAAGGAGGAGATTTCCAATGTTGGCGTACCAGTGCAGATCATCGCCCCCGAAATTGATCCTCAGTTCACCGAAGAGCTCAAGACTTACGCTGTGACTGAGATCCCCAAGTTGGGTGTGCCTTTTGACTATCAGTATTTCCCTGGCCTGAGCCACGGTTTCTCCATCAGGGGTAACCGAGAGAACCCTGCTGAGGTGAAGGGTCTCGAGAGGGCGCGGAGAGCGGCGGTGATGTGGTTCAAGGAGTGGCTCGTGTAG
- the ZTA1 gene encoding NADPH:quinone reductase (COG:C; EggNog:ENOG503NV2G) produces MSIPATQRAVVVEEIGGPEVLQFKSDWAVPQPTEGQVLVKNKIAGINYIDTYFRTGLYPSPKPEVLGREAAGTVVALGPKTEEFNLKVGDRVIWLANAGYAEYSAVPAAKTLKLPDTVSYEDATASFMSGLTVLALARDTYTVQPGDWVLLHAAAGGAGFLMTQLLKHVGAKVIGTAGGPEKVELVKSLGADHVIDYRSEEGKDWVKTVMDITGGRGVDVVYDSVGKDTWEGSLAVVKRKGTIVWFGNSSGPIPPLPLNRLAPKCVKIARPTLFGYIATREEFKGYANELFSLLASGALKVKIHGLYSLSDAKQAHIDLEGRKTTGKILIKVSE; encoded by the exons ATGTCTATCCCAGCAACTCAGAGAgccgtggtggttgaggagatTGGTGGCCCCGAGGTTCTCCAGTTCAAGTCCGACTGGGCTGTCCCACAGCCAACCGAAGGCCAGGTCCTCGTGAAGAACAAGATTGCCGGCATCAACTATATCGACACATACTTCCGCACCGGTCTctacccatcaccaaagccTGAGGTCCTAGGCAGAGAAGCAGCCGGCACAGTTGTGGCACTCGGGCCGAAGACGGAGGAGTTCAACCTCAAGGTCGGCGACAGAGTCATTTGGCTCGCCAATGCTGGTTATGCTGAGTACTCTGCGGTCCCAGCAGCCAAGACCCTCAAGCTGCCAGATACCGTGTCTTACGAAGATGCCACTGCCAGCTTCATGAGTGGTCTGACAGTGCTGGCTCTCGCCAGGGACACCTACACAGTCCAGCCTGGTGACTGGGTTTTGCTTCATGCGGCGGCAGGCGGTGCTGGGTTTTTGATGACGCAACTGCTCAAGCACGTCGGTGCCAAGGTCATTGGTACAGCTGGTGGCCCAGAGAAGGTTGAATTGGTCAAGAGCCTCGGTGCGGACCATGTCATTGACTACAGGagcgaggagggcaaggacTGGGTCAAGACAGTGATGGACATTACTGGTGGGAGAGGCGTCGATGTGGTCTATGACTCTGTTGGAAAGGACACATGGGAGGGCAGTTTAGCCGTTGTCAAGAGGAAAGGGACCATAGTTTGGTTCGGCAACTCTAGTGgtcccatcccaccattgCCTTTGAA CCGCCTTGCACCAAAGTGTGTCAAGATTGCCAGACCAACTCTGTTTGGCTACATTGCCACCCGTGAAGAGTTCAAGGGCTATGCCAATGAGCTCTTCAGTCTTCTCGCATCTGGCGCACTCAAGGTCAAGATTCATGGCCTGTATTCCCTCTCTGATGCCAAGCAGGCACACATT GACttggaaggaaggaagacGACTGGCAAGATTTTGATCAAGGTTTCTGAATGA